A window of the Vibrio fluvialis genome harbors these coding sequences:
- the fabA gene encoding bifunctional 3-hydroxydecanoyl-ACP dehydratase/trans-2-decenoyl-ACP isomerase, translating into MQNKRDSYNREDLLASSRGKLFGPGYPQLPAPNMLMMDRVTKMSETEGEFGKGLILAELDITPDLWFFDCHFPGDPVMPGCLGLDAMWQLVGFFLGWVGGKGKGRALGVGEVKFTGQILPTAKKVTYEIHMKRVVNRKLVMGLADGRVLVDGKEIYVAKDLKVGLFQDTSAF; encoded by the coding sequence ATGCAGAACAAACGCGACTCTTATAACCGTGAAGATCTTTTAGCTTCTAGCCGTGGCAAACTTTTTGGCCCTGGTTACCCTCAACTACCAGCACCAAACATGCTGATGATGGACCGAGTGACTAAGATGTCTGAAACTGAGGGTGAATTCGGTAAAGGACTTATCCTTGCTGAACTAGATATCACTCCGGATCTATGGTTCTTCGATTGTCACTTCCCTGGTGACCCAGTCATGCCTGGTTGTCTTGGTTTGGATGCCATGTGGCAGCTGGTTGGTTTCTTCCTTGGCTGGGTTGGCGGTAAAGGTAAAGGCCGCGCTCTGGGCGTTGGTGAAGTAAAATTCACAGGGCAAATTCTGCCAACAGCCAAAAAAGTCACTTACGAAATTCATATGAAACGTGTTGTGAACCGTAAACTGGTTATGGGTCTTGCTGATGGCCGCGTACTGGTGGATGGAAAAGAAATCTACGTTGCTAAAGATCTGAAAGTTGGCCTTTTCCAAGACACTTCAGCATTCTAA
- the rmf gene encoding ribosome modulation factor gives MKRQKRDRLERAQSQGYKAGLNGRSQEECPYQQMEARSFWLGGWREAREDKQTGLYK, from the coding sequence ATGAAGAGACAAAAGCGTGATCGCCTGGAAAGAGCACAATCTCAGGGATACAAAGCTGGCCTGAATGGTCGATCGCAAGAAGAGTGTCCCTATCAGCAAATGGAAGCTCGTTCCTTCTGGCTAGGTGGTTGGCGTGAAGCGAGAGAAGACAAACAGACTGGTCTCTATAAATAA